One window of Arthrobacter oryzae genomic DNA carries:
- a CDS encoding DUF3100 domain-containing protein, protein MSSTTKTARIDKAGTRLTIPIAALALVIAVAVQFIGQAKIDVGIGAIIIFPMVWGLIVGLLVSIQKFKPLGLDLQRVAAALVGVAVLLLVARLAFNIGPSLPSLIKAGPALLLQEVGHLLGTIVLALPLAVLLRMGKATVGATFSLDREPSFAMVSEKYGPDSDQYRGVLAMYVFGTLFGAVFITLLTSLVANWKIFDPLALAMGAGVGSGSMMAASAASIVAAYPADQEAILGMAAVSNLITTVLGVYVGIYIALPLADRFYKALTRKQSARETAAVTAGAAAERSTADIERDEAQAEENRRFRERVAESSAAIKLPLWLSLSVLTVLGIGTASVAAKGFSLSIVAGYGIMLALVLVSIALAKVTRKISAIVYITTIGAYISSPWFFGAEALTGFIKTVDFLSIATVMLTLAGLSLGKDIPLLKNIGWKIIPVGLVAITASFLLSTVIAEFALGLWH, encoded by the coding sequence ATGAGCAGCACCACCAAAACAGCGCGGATAGACAAGGCCGGCACCAGGCTGACCATCCCCATTGCCGCCCTGGCCCTTGTGATCGCCGTGGCGGTCCAGTTCATCGGCCAGGCGAAGATCGACGTCGGAATCGGCGCAATCATCATCTTCCCCATGGTGTGGGGCCTCATTGTGGGCCTGCTCGTCTCCATCCAGAAGTTCAAGCCGCTCGGTCTTGACCTCCAGCGCGTCGCCGCCGCCCTGGTGGGCGTCGCCGTGCTGCTCCTGGTGGCCCGGCTGGCCTTCAACATCGGGCCCAGCCTGCCCAGCCTCATCAAGGCGGGCCCGGCGCTGCTCCTTCAGGAGGTGGGGCACCTTTTGGGTACCATCGTGCTGGCACTCCCCCTGGCTGTCCTGCTCCGGATGGGCAAGGCCACGGTGGGCGCCACGTTCTCCCTGGACCGGGAACCGTCCTTTGCGATGGTCTCGGAAAAGTACGGGCCGGATTCGGACCAGTACCGCGGTGTGCTGGCCATGTACGTCTTCGGCACGCTGTTCGGCGCCGTGTTCATCACGCTCCTCACCTCCCTGGTGGCCAACTGGAAGATCTTCGATCCGCTAGCTTTGGCCATGGGCGCCGGCGTGGGATCCGGCTCCATGATGGCGGCCTCGGCGGCCAGCATCGTGGCCGCCTACCCGGCCGACCAGGAAGCCATCCTGGGCATGGCAGCCGTCTCCAACCTGATCACCACCGTCCTGGGCGTCTACGTGGGCATCTACATCGCACTGCCGCTGGCCGACCGTTTCTACAAGGCGCTCACCCGCAAACAGTCAGCCCGCGAGACTGCCGCCGTCACGGCAGGCGCCGCCGCTGAGCGCAGCACCGCGGACATTGAGCGGGACGAGGCACAGGCAGAGGAAAACCGGCGGTTCCGCGAGCGCGTAGCTGAATCCTCGGCGGCCATCAAGCTCCCGCTGTGGCTGTCCTTGTCCGTCCTGACCGTGCTCGGCATCGGCACGGCGTCGGTGGCGGCCAAGGGGTTCAGCCTGTCCATCGTTGCCGGGTACGGAATCATGCTGGCCCTGGTCCTGGTCAGCATTGCGCTGGCGAAGGTCACCCGGAAGATCTCGGCGATCGTGTACATCACCACCATCGGCGCCTACATCTCCAGCCCGTGGTTCTTCGGCGCCGAGGCGCTCACCGGGTTCATCAAGACCGTCGACTTCCTGTCCATCGCCACCGTCATGCTGACGCTCGCAGGCCTGTCCCTCGGCAAAGACATCCCGTTGCTGAAGAACATCGGCTGGAAGATCATTCCGGTGGGCCTGGTGGCCATCACGGCGTCCTTCCTGCTCTCCACCGTGATCGCGGAGTTCGCCCTGGGCCTCTGGCACTGA
- a CDS encoding MurR/RpiR family transcriptional regulator: protein MNTNAVDLEAGGAGANGAGNASPAWLGDALPDVPLSKAQSRVVDVIARNPQLSSYSDIAEIAQRADVNNSTVVRTAQHLGYRGWPDLQRELRSRYLVMISTEDTLTEHGVHRSPLHDALNHDIENLRLTLDSNTGDDAEAAIAAMAAAKSITVVGLGSFAGPASVMAHLGSTMGYPITLENRAGVHLASSTNTLGEGDVLVVVNMWRSIRQIIVTAEAAKQAGATVIAISDMRRGRLAAAADHLLVVASEGISFFQSVTAANSVVYGLLAGMEAAHPERSRAAIRRTQQLWKDLDIYLD from the coding sequence TTGAACACGAACGCGGTCGATCTTGAAGCCGGCGGAGCAGGCGCCAACGGCGCCGGGAACGCCTCCCCGGCGTGGCTAGGCGACGCCCTGCCGGACGTTCCGCTGTCCAAAGCCCAGAGCCGGGTGGTGGATGTCATCGCCCGCAATCCGCAGCTGTCTTCCTACTCGGACATCGCCGAAATCGCCCAGCGGGCCGACGTCAACAACTCCACGGTGGTCCGTACGGCCCAACACCTGGGTTACCGCGGCTGGCCCGACCTCCAGCGGGAACTGCGCTCGCGCTACCTCGTCATGATCTCCACTGAAGACACCCTGACCGAGCACGGCGTCCACCGCAGTCCCCTCCATGACGCGCTCAACCATGACATCGAGAACCTGCGCCTGACGCTGGACTCCAACACCGGAGACGACGCCGAGGCCGCCATTGCGGCCATGGCCGCCGCGAAGTCCATCACCGTCGTCGGGCTTGGCTCGTTCGCCGGCCCGGCCAGCGTGATGGCCCACCTCGGCTCCACCATGGGCTACCCCATCACCTTGGAGAACCGCGCCGGCGTCCACCTGGCTTCCAGCACCAACACCCTCGGTGAAGGCGATGTCCTGGTGGTCGTCAACATGTGGCGCTCCATCCGGCAGATCATTGTTACCGCCGAAGCCGCAAAACAGGCAGGCGCCACGGTCATTGCGATCAGCGACATGCGCCGCGGCCGCCTTGCCGCTGCTGCCGACCACCTCCTGGTGGTCGCCTCGGAAGGAATCTCCTTCTTCCAGTCCGTGACAGCGGCAAACTCAGTGGTCTACGGCCTGCTCGCGGGCATGGAAGCGGCGCATCCCGAACGCAGCCGCGCCGCCATCCGCCGCACCCAACAACTGTGGAAAGACCTGGACATCTACCTCGACTGA
- a CDS encoding GOLPH3/VPS74 family protein gives MDAQTPNGEERMAGEPVEEPTAEELSLPQAFLLLVTNDADGEPEVPAYLLRTTLAGSVLAELELIGAIGLQGKHVRATGGTPQTEFEHQLELIRHKSRPHTPKRWVSMLEGRAEVQRVLEGLASRGIVDQVGERHLGLFRTVRYPEKDHAPEAAIRQKIQAALDGKPSDARTTALVALLEAAGLLDKLFPAADRIQARELAKDYWPARAVADELRMIRLAEAEATT, from the coding sequence ATGGATGCACAAACACCGAATGGTGAGGAACGGATGGCCGGGGAACCGGTCGAGGAACCGACGGCGGAGGAGCTGAGCCTTCCGCAGGCTTTCCTCCTGCTGGTTACGAACGACGCGGACGGCGAACCCGAAGTGCCTGCCTACTTACTCAGGACCACGTTGGCGGGGTCAGTCCTGGCCGAACTGGAACTGATCGGGGCTATCGGGCTGCAGGGAAAGCACGTCCGGGCTACCGGAGGCACGCCGCAAACGGAGTTCGAGCACCAGCTGGAGCTCATCCGTCACAAGTCGCGGCCGCATACTCCCAAGCGGTGGGTCTCCATGCTGGAGGGTCGCGCGGAAGTGCAGCGTGTTCTTGAGGGGCTGGCGTCCCGGGGCATCGTGGACCAGGTCGGCGAAAGGCATCTGGGCCTGTTCAGGACCGTGCGGTATCCGGAGAAGGACCATGCTCCGGAGGCGGCGATCCGGCAGAAGATCCAAGCGGCTCTGGACGGAAAGCCGTCCGATGCCAGGACCACAGCCCTTGTCGCCCTCCTTGAGGCGGCCGGGCTGCTCGACAAACTCTTCCCGGCAGCGGACCGCATACAGGCAAGGGAGCTGGCGAAGGACTACTGGCCTGCGCGTGCGGTGGCGGACGAACTGCGCATGATCAGGCTGGCGGAGGCCGAGGCTACGACCTAG
- a CDS encoding amidohydrolase, whose translation MELTDTPPALAALRAALAEGVDNWKPRVQALAREIHAAKEVSFEEVHSAETAAALLAEGGFEVERGSGGLPTAFTASAGSGELTVALCVEYDALPDIGHACGHNLIAGASVAAALALRPYVDELAITLKAIGTPAEEHGGGKVLMLEQGAFDGVGLALMVHPVQDGLTYNPAGTSAQAVGRYKATFTGKAAHAAAAPHLGVNAADAAVLSQVAIGLLRQQIPGDHRIACFVAEAGHVTNIIPERAVVQFECRAFTLPAYEALLERVRRCFEGAALATGTTLAIEATEPLYEPLLQDDDLAAHWTGAMDVFGKDTSRSSGLSGGSTDMGNISQVIPSLHPWLSIPGADVPIHSHAFAALADTPEAYGVMFEAATALAWTIAAAASTPAQRERFITAAYRRRTVTQEGTS comes from the coding sequence ATGGAACTGACTGACACACCCCCCGCCCTGGCGGCGCTCCGTGCGGCCCTTGCGGAAGGCGTCGACAACTGGAAGCCCCGGGTCCAGGCGTTGGCCCGGGAAATCCACGCCGCCAAGGAGGTCTCCTTCGAGGAGGTGCACTCGGCCGAGACGGCCGCGGCGCTGCTTGCCGAGGGCGGCTTCGAGGTTGAACGCGGCTCCGGGGGCCTTCCCACGGCCTTCACCGCGAGCGCCGGAAGCGGTGAACTGACGGTGGCATTGTGCGTGGAATACGATGCGCTCCCCGATATCGGTCACGCGTGCGGGCACAACCTGATCGCGGGCGCATCGGTCGCCGCCGCGCTGGCCCTGAGACCCTACGTGGACGAGCTGGCCATCACGCTGAAGGCCATCGGAACGCCGGCCGAGGAACATGGCGGCGGCAAAGTGCTCATGCTGGAGCAGGGAGCGTTCGACGGCGTCGGGCTGGCGCTGATGGTCCATCCCGTCCAGGACGGGCTCACCTACAACCCGGCCGGTACCAGCGCCCAGGCCGTGGGCCGGTACAAGGCAACGTTCACCGGTAAGGCGGCGCATGCTGCGGCGGCGCCGCATCTCGGTGTGAACGCCGCGGACGCGGCCGTCCTGAGCCAGGTGGCCATCGGACTGCTCCGCCAGCAGATCCCCGGAGACCACCGGATCGCCTGCTTCGTTGCCGAGGCCGGACACGTCACCAACATCATTCCGGAGCGGGCGGTGGTCCAGTTTGAATGCCGGGCCTTCACCCTGCCCGCATACGAGGCCTTACTGGAGCGTGTCCGCCGCTGTTTCGAAGGCGCCGCCCTGGCCACCGGAACAACGCTGGCCATCGAGGCGACCGAGCCCCTCTACGAGCCCCTGCTCCAGGACGACGACCTGGCCGCGCACTGGACCGGTGCGATGGATGTGTTCGGCAAGGACACCTCCCGCTCGTCAGGCCTGAGCGGCGGCTCAACCGACATGGGCAACATCTCCCAGGTCATCCCGTCCCTGCATCCCTGGTTGAGCATCCCGGGGGCTGATGTTCCCATCCATTCGCATGCGTTTGCCGCGCTTGCCGACACCCCCGAGGCCTACGGAGTGATGTTCGAGGCAGCCACCGCGCTGGCCTGGACCATCGCCGCCGCAGCCTCAACCCCCGCCCAAAGAGAACGCTTCATCACAGCGGCATACCGCCGTCGGACTGTCACCCAGGAAGGCACATCATGA
- a CDS encoding ornithine cyclodeaminase family protein, with protein MTLILTASELDALADMPATIAAVERVFAGLSRGTAVQPAPDSLLLPSSDARFLPMAALSGAEGLASVKLLADIPANRESSLPTQRSTIMLVSQLTGETLAILDGKVPTRVRTAAASAVATKLLARPGSTTLGLVGAGALAVAHVEAMLAVLPIENVVVWSRSADTVAAFCGEISRHGLAVTRASSVRDVVEASDVLCTLTPAVEPLVRGEWFRPGLHVNAVGSRPRADHREVDSAGMVRARVFVDSLPTARAKSGGLIIPVAEGVMSFEDVEAELGDVAAGKNAGRLGDEDITLFNSVGIGLQDLAIGRLLYDAALTQGVGTRVALNN; from the coding sequence ATGACCCTGATTCTCACAGCCTCCGAGCTCGATGCCCTGGCCGATATGCCTGCGACCATCGCCGCCGTCGAACGCGTTTTTGCCGGCCTCAGCCGGGGCACCGCTGTCCAGCCCGCGCCGGACTCCCTCCTGCTGCCGTCCTCGGACGCGAGGTTCCTGCCCATGGCGGCGCTGTCCGGCGCCGAGGGGCTGGCATCGGTGAAACTGCTGGCAGACATCCCGGCAAACCGGGAGTCCAGCCTGCCCACGCAGCGGTCCACCATCATGCTTGTCTCGCAGCTGACCGGCGAGACCCTGGCCATCCTGGACGGCAAGGTCCCCACCCGGGTCCGCACTGCCGCCGCCAGCGCCGTGGCCACGAAGCTCCTGGCCCGGCCCGGCAGCACCACCCTGGGACTGGTCGGTGCGGGCGCGTTGGCCGTGGCGCATGTGGAAGCCATGCTGGCCGTCCTTCCGATTGAGAACGTGGTGGTGTGGTCCCGTTCCGCGGACACCGTGGCGGCCTTCTGCGGGGAGATTTCCCGTCACGGACTTGCTGTCACACGGGCGTCCAGCGTCCGGGACGTCGTGGAGGCCTCCGACGTGCTCTGCACCCTGACGCCGGCCGTTGAACCGTTGGTTAGGGGTGAGTGGTTCCGTCCCGGACTCCACGTGAACGCCGTTGGTTCCCGTCCCCGGGCGGACCACCGGGAGGTTGATTCGGCAGGCATGGTGCGGGCACGGGTTTTCGTCGACAGCCTGCCCACTGCCCGGGCCAAGTCCGGCGGGCTGATTATCCCCGTGGCCGAAGGTGTGATGAGCTTTGAGGACGTGGAAGCCGAGCTTGGGGACGTGGCGGCAGGGAAGAACGCAGGCCGCCTTGGCGATGAGGACATAACCTTGTTCAACTCGGTTGGCATCGGCCTGCAGGATCTTGCCATCGGACGGCTCCTGTACGACGCTGCGCTCACCCAGGGGGTGGGCACCCGCGTTGCGTTGAACAACTGA
- a CDS encoding amidohydrolase family protein, protein MCLHDHTPAALPPTAVPRRGILAGAAALAGISVASLAAQLGNAPAAKAGGNPANASYPGRPASPHPLIIEGGTIVDPKTGDAVADGVLVLEGGKVTAVGTREETRRAVAALAGRARIVDATGRWVLPGLIDVHVHANALSDARAILQGGATSVRSGSSSFYQDVALAALPAWAAGASPRMSPAGLFISPQLGDSLLADPDLAPLAALAGGVTEPTDLAYLTRVNLKRGAQVIKTRANPRAGLPEQDPRELVYNYEQLSAVVKAAGKAGVLCHAYSAEGIDGAVRAGVRSIEHGVFVSEETIARMASQGTYFTPTMDAITSMAGSANPILAARGKEYTPIIKAAVKAAHEAGVTVVAGTDSFGSDVTPIGTEVRLLTEAGLSPLDALRAATVNAAALLGWSDNAGRLVRGSYADAVIVDSDPLSSASALEQIKAVVAQGVLVRNDLP, encoded by the coding sequence ATGTGCCTGCACGACCACACCCCTGCTGCCCTGCCGCCAACTGCGGTTCCACGCCGCGGCATCCTCGCCGGGGCAGCTGCCCTCGCCGGAATCTCGGTGGCAAGCCTTGCTGCGCAGCTTGGAAACGCCCCCGCCGCGAAGGCGGGCGGCAACCCGGCAAATGCAAGCTACCCTGGCCGCCCCGCTTCACCGCACCCCCTGATCATCGAGGGCGGAACCATCGTTGACCCCAAAACGGGCGATGCAGTGGCAGACGGCGTCCTTGTCCTGGAGGGAGGCAAAGTGACCGCGGTGGGCACCCGGGAGGAAACCCGGCGTGCCGTGGCCGCCCTTGCAGGACGGGCCCGCATCGTGGATGCCACGGGTCGCTGGGTCCTTCCCGGCCTCATTGACGTGCACGTTCATGCGAACGCGCTGTCCGATGCCCGGGCCATCCTGCAGGGCGGAGCCACCAGCGTCAGGAGCGGTTCGAGCAGTTTCTACCAGGACGTCGCCCTCGCTGCGCTGCCGGCCTGGGCCGCCGGTGCCTCACCCCGGATGAGCCCGGCAGGTCTGTTCATTTCGCCTCAGCTTGGGGACTCCCTCCTCGCAGACCCGGACCTGGCACCGCTGGCAGCCTTGGCCGGGGGAGTGACGGAACCGACGGACCTTGCCTACCTCACCAGGGTCAACCTGAAGCGCGGCGCCCAGGTGATCAAGACAAGGGCGAACCCGCGGGCAGGCCTGCCGGAACAGGACCCCCGCGAACTGGTCTACAACTACGAGCAGCTGTCTGCGGTGGTCAAGGCCGCAGGCAAAGCGGGCGTGCTGTGCCATGCCTACAGTGCGGAAGGGATCGACGGCGCGGTCCGGGCCGGCGTGCGCAGCATCGAGCACGGCGTCTTCGTCAGCGAGGAGACCATCGCCCGGATGGCCAGCCAGGGGACCTACTTCACCCCCACCATGGATGCCATCACCAGCATGGCAGGCTCCGCCAACCCCATCCTTGCCGCCCGGGGCAAGGAGTACACGCCGATCATCAAGGCGGCCGTGAAAGCCGCCCACGAAGCCGGCGTGACCGTCGTCGCAGGCACGGACTCCTTCGGATCCGACGTGACCCCGATCGGCACGGAGGTGCGCCTGTTGACCGAGGCCGGGCTCTCACCCCTGGACGCGCTGAGGGCCGCGACAGTAAATGCCGCCGCCTTGCTCGGCTGGAGTGATAACGCTGGACGCCTGGTGCGCGGTTCGTATGCAGACGCCGTCATCGTGGACTCCGACCCCTTGAGCAGCGCCTCCGCCCTCGAACAAATCAAGGCCGTGGTGGCGCAGGGAGTCCTGGTCCGGAACGACCTGCCATGA
- a CDS encoding GntR family transcriptional regulator: MTVQAESLASSADTARARIRELIISGDFVPGARLRERELSQTLAVSRVPVREALQQLEAEGFIDTSPRRGATVKQITLRDVNELFDVRLSLEVLAARLAAHAAARGESSSRLQQMMDQAEEATLRHDHAQIPVINTALHAEIVALGGNSLLESAMKPLLGRMQWLFTLTGHRDPQVQCAEHLSLCKAIYDGKAELAAALAFAHVELGREPSLQGLAGRLPES; this comes from the coding sequence ATGACAGTCCAGGCGGAATCCCTCGCGTCCTCGGCGGACACTGCCAGGGCACGGATCCGGGAACTGATCATCTCAGGTGACTTTGTGCCGGGGGCCCGTCTCCGGGAGCGCGAGCTGTCCCAGACGCTGGCTGTTTCCCGGGTGCCCGTCCGGGAGGCCCTTCAGCAGCTGGAAGCTGAGGGTTTCATTGACACCTCCCCGCGGCGCGGTGCCACTGTCAAACAGATCACCCTGCGCGACGTCAATGAGCTCTTCGATGTGCGGCTCAGCCTGGAAGTCCTGGCCGCGCGCCTCGCAGCCCACGCCGCGGCACGGGGCGAGTCATCATCGAGGCTGCAGCAGATGATGGACCAGGCGGAGGAAGCGACCCTCCGCCATGACCACGCACAGATTCCGGTGATCAACACCGCGCTGCATGCGGAAATCGTGGCGTTGGGCGGCAACTCACTGCTGGAGTCCGCCATGAAGCCGCTGCTGGGCAGGATGCAGTGGCTTTTCACCTTGACCGGGCATCGTGACCCCCAGGTTCAGTGCGCGGAGCACCTGAGCCTGTGCAAGGCCATTTACGACGGCAAAGCGGAGCTGGCGGCGGCGTTGGCCTTTGCGCATGTGGAGCTGGGCCGCGAGCCGTCCCTCCAAGGACTCGCCGGGCGCCTGCCCGAAAGCTGA
- a CDS encoding NAD(P)-dependent oxidoreductase, with protein sequence MNTSTDRRIAVIGLGAMGGAMAATLHKAGWDVTGFDPSEAARAAADHTGIATTASLEDLAGTPYAVLSLPAASIVETTVPLLLAAPGTVAIIDTTTSEPATSKQMASLAGARGAAFVDAPVSGGRDGAATGSLSAFVGGTEAALKAAEPVLLALTGGKYSHIGGSGSGNVVKLLNNVLAAANLVSVGEALGVAKAYGIDPAKAAASISEASGGSKVSANMYPNWVLTGTHDSGFSLGLMARDAALAVDVARQIGESPALLAAVAGQWQDALAALGPRADFTEIARTVAPAITPSGAPDAAPRTADGTENGTTAVA encoded by the coding sequence ATGAACACCAGCACAGACCGCCGCATAGCCGTCATTGGTCTTGGAGCCATGGGCGGGGCAATGGCCGCAACGCTGCACAAAGCCGGCTGGGACGTCACCGGCTTCGACCCCTCCGAGGCCGCCCGGGCCGCCGCCGACCACACCGGTATCGCCACCACCGCCAGCCTTGAGGACCTCGCCGGAACCCCCTACGCCGTCCTCTCCCTGCCGGCGGCCAGCATCGTGGAAACCACCGTTCCCCTGCTCCTGGCGGCGCCGGGAACCGTGGCGATCATTGACACCACCACCTCCGAACCGGCCACCAGCAAGCAGATGGCCAGCCTTGCCGGCGCCCGGGGTGCAGCCTTCGTGGACGCCCCGGTCTCCGGTGGCCGCGACGGTGCAGCCACCGGATCGCTGAGCGCCTTCGTCGGCGGAACGGAAGCCGCCCTGAAAGCCGCCGAACCTGTCCTGCTCGCCCTCACCGGCGGCAAGTACAGCCACATCGGCGGCTCCGGCAGCGGTAACGTTGTCAAGCTCCTCAACAACGTCCTGGCAGCGGCCAACCTGGTCTCCGTCGGTGAGGCCCTCGGCGTCGCCAAGGCCTACGGCATCGATCCCGCCAAGGCGGCGGCCAGCATCAGCGAAGCCTCCGGCGGCAGCAAAGTCTCGGCCAACATGTATCCCAACTGGGTGCTCACCGGCACGCACGACTCAGGATTCTCCCTCGGCCTGATGGCCCGCGATGCCGCCCTCGCCGTGGACGTCGCCCGGCAGATCGGCGAAAGCCCCGCCCTGCTGGCAGCAGTCGCCGGCCAGTGGCAGGACGCGCTGGCCGCCCTCGGGCCCCGCGCGGATTTCACCGAAATCGCCCGGACCGTCGCCCCCGCCATCACGCCGTCCGGCGCACCGGACGCCGCACCGCGCACCGCAGACGGCACCGAAAACGGCACCACCGCCGTCGCCTGA
- a CDS encoding aldehyde dehydrogenase family protein: MSITTAPTSSSAATARAVLDAAFPAGLGAFLDGRVVRGNGEGITLTAAATGEAFATYADPGTEGANAILESSTAGAAAWGALNGFERAAILRNVSRVVEAHAEELAILESATTGKPLRDARVEAAKVAEMFGYYAGWADKLTGLTIPVPGPWHTYTERVPWGVVVAITPWNAPLFTAGWNSAAPLAAGNAVIIKPSEFTPASSVRLAELAHQAGLPAGVFNVAAGLGQTVGAALTSDRRVGKVSFIGSVPTGRRVAVAAAQAGIPALLELGGKSANIVFADADLDRAADGAVSAIFSGAGQSCVAGSRLLVERSVHAQFIELVAGRAARLRVGDPLSADTEVGPIITAQQFATVNTLIEAGVNDGGRRVTGAALPDALAGSALAGGHWVMPTLLDGVTPANRLETTEVFGPVVGADAFDTEAEAIARANNTNFGLAGAVWTSDISRAHHIAREVKAGTFWINSYKTIHVAVPFGGFGDSGHGRSSGPGVLDEYTQTKAVWVPTRAAGSPFPSLSY, from the coding sequence TTGAGCATCACCACAGCACCTACCTCCTCCTCGGCAGCCACCGCCCGGGCAGTCCTGGACGCAGCGTTTCCGGCCGGCCTCGGCGCCTTCCTTGACGGCCGCGTTGTCCGTGGCAACGGCGAGGGCATCACCCTCACTGCAGCCGCCACCGGCGAAGCCTTTGCCACCTATGCGGACCCTGGCACCGAAGGCGCCAACGCCATCCTGGAAAGCTCGACGGCGGGCGCAGCAGCGTGGGGCGCCCTGAACGGTTTCGAACGGGCAGCCATCCTGCGCAACGTCAGCCGGGTGGTGGAAGCCCATGCCGAGGAACTTGCCATCCTTGAGTCAGCAACCACCGGCAAGCCCCTCCGCGACGCCCGGGTCGAAGCAGCCAAGGTGGCCGAAATGTTCGGCTACTACGCCGGCTGGGCGGACAAGCTGACGGGGCTCACCATTCCGGTTCCCGGGCCGTGGCACACCTACACCGAGCGTGTCCCCTGGGGCGTCGTCGTCGCCATCACGCCCTGGAACGCCCCGCTGTTCACAGCCGGCTGGAATTCAGCCGCCCCGCTGGCCGCGGGCAATGCCGTGATCATCAAGCCCAGCGAATTCACTCCCGCGTCGTCGGTCCGGCTGGCCGAACTGGCGCACCAGGCCGGCCTGCCGGCAGGCGTGTTCAACGTGGCCGCAGGGCTGGGCCAGACTGTGGGCGCGGCCCTCACCAGCGACCGCCGCGTCGGCAAGGTCAGCTTCATCGGCTCCGTCCCGACCGGACGCCGGGTGGCCGTCGCGGCCGCGCAGGCCGGGATTCCCGCGCTGCTGGAACTCGGCGGCAAGAGCGCCAACATTGTGTTCGCCGACGCCGACCTGGACCGCGCCGCGGACGGCGCCGTCTCGGCCATCTTCTCCGGCGCAGGGCAGTCCTGCGTGGCCGGATCACGTCTTCTGGTGGAGCGGAGCGTGCACGCGCAGTTCATTGAGCTGGTGGCCGGACGCGCGGCGCGGCTGCGGGTGGGCGACCCGCTCAGTGCGGACACCGAGGTTGGCCCCATCATCACGGCCCAGCAGTTCGCCACCGTGAACACCCTCATCGAGGCAGGAGTGAACGACGGCGGCCGCCGGGTCACGGGGGCGGCTCTTCCGGATGCCCTAGCCGGGTCCGCCTTGGCGGGCGGCCACTGGGTGATGCCCACCCTGCTCGACGGCGTCACGCCCGCGAACCGCCTGGAAACCACGGAAGTTTTCGGTCCCGTGGTGGGCGCGGACGCGTTCGACACGGAGGCTGAAGCGATTGCGAGGGCCAACAACACCAACTTCGGCCTGGCCGGTGCGGTGTGGACGTCCGACATCTCCCGCGCACACCACATTGCCCGCGAGGTGAAGGCCGGAACTTTCTGGATCAACTCGTACAAGACCATCCACGTGGCCGTCCCGTTCGGCGGCTTCGGCGATTCCGGCCACGGGCGCTCGTCCGGCCCCGGTGTCCTGGATGAATACACCCAGACCAAGGCCGTCTGGGTTCCCACGCGGGCGGCAGGGTCCCCTTTCCCGTCCCTTTCCTACTAA
- a CDS encoding VOC family protein yields MTNDLSDMVSVRYMVDDVEAAVDFYTKHLGFTLRMNAAPAFADVARGNLRLLLSGPASSAGRPMPDGAVPSPGGWNRIHLIVGDIAAEVDRLRAAGVTFRNDIVKGPGGQQILLQDPAGNVVELFQHAGEEGRPRS; encoded by the coding sequence ATGACCAACGACCTTTCGGACATGGTCAGCGTCCGGTACATGGTGGACGACGTCGAGGCCGCCGTCGACTTCTACACCAAGCACCTCGGATTCACCCTCAGGATGAACGCCGCACCGGCGTTCGCCGACGTCGCCCGCGGCAACCTGAGGCTCCTGCTGAGCGGCCCGGCCAGCTCGGCGGGCCGGCCAATGCCGGATGGCGCGGTCCCGTCACCGGGCGGGTGGAACCGCATCCACCTCATCGTGGGCGACATCGCGGCCGAAGTGGACCGGCTGCGCGCCGCCGGCGTCACGTTCCGGAACGACATCGTCAAGGGCCCGGGCGGCCAGCAGATCCTGTTGCAAGACCCGGCCGGCAACGTGGTGGAACTGTTCCAGCACGCCGGCGAAGAGGGCCGGCCTAGGTCGTAG